The Methylacidimicrobium sp. B4 genome contains a region encoding:
- a CDS encoding TldD/PmbA family protein, which produces MILSEGEAREIGTKLLSQSRADTAVAEMAGWSRLNVRIACNTVTTDGKDEGFHCRVASSFGKRRGEAAGNKAEPGDLATLVHRSEEVARVSPEDPEFLPPPGPQTYPCSRSYSPEAARLTAKDLAEQGRTILAAAEAERVVGAAFLECENSFSACMATSGLWVFQQSTRLQYTVSARTRDGGGAGWAATAAYAPAEIALPALARRAVEKALLSRHPKPLAPGRYTVLLEPSAVCDLIGFLLLSLQARPADEGRSFLSRPGGGTLLGEKLFADSVSLRSDPADPVAPGSIYSTEGLPALPRSWIEGGRLRELIRTRFWAQEKKAPVVPEPTNLLLSGSDRSTEELIQGIDRGVLVTRLWYVRTVDPRTLLLTGLTRDGTFWIDKGKIGYPVNNFRFNESPVSLLKNVLALGKPEAAVGSEIDDLPARVPALVSKEFRFSSVSQAS; this is translated from the coding sequence ATGATCCTGTCGGAAGGGGAAGCCCGGGAAATCGGAACCAAGCTTCTCTCCCAATCCCGCGCGGATACCGCGGTGGCCGAGATGGCCGGCTGGAGCCGGCTCAACGTCCGCATCGCCTGCAACACGGTCACGACCGACGGAAAGGATGAAGGTTTCCATTGCCGCGTCGCCTCCTCCTTCGGAAAGCGCCGGGGGGAAGCCGCGGGCAACAAGGCGGAGCCCGGCGACCTGGCCACGCTCGTGCATCGTTCCGAGGAGGTCGCACGCGTTTCTCCGGAAGACCCGGAGTTTCTTCCCCCTCCGGGTCCGCAGACCTATCCTTGCTCCCGAAGTTATTCCCCCGAGGCGGCTCGCTTGACTGCGAAGGACTTGGCGGAGCAGGGGCGGACGATCCTTGCTGCGGCAGAGGCCGAGCGGGTTGTCGGAGCGGCCTTTCTCGAATGCGAGAATAGCTTTTCTGCCTGCATGGCCACGAGCGGCCTCTGGGTTTTTCAGCAGTCGACTCGCCTGCAATATACGGTCTCTGCGCGCACCCGGGACGGCGGGGGCGCCGGCTGGGCGGCGACCGCCGCCTACGCTCCCGCAGAAATCGCCCTCCCGGCCCTCGCCCGCCGAGCGGTGGAGAAGGCGCTCCTTTCTCGCCATCCGAAGCCATTGGCTCCGGGTCGATACACCGTCCTGCTCGAGCCTTCGGCGGTCTGCGACCTGATCGGCTTTCTTTTGCTCTCCCTCCAGGCCCGCCCCGCCGACGAGGGGAGAAGCTTCCTCTCTCGCCCGGGAGGGGGTACGCTCTTGGGAGAAAAGCTCTTCGCCGACTCGGTCTCGCTCCGGTCGGATCCGGCAGACCCCGTTGCGCCCGGCTCGATCTATTCGACCGAGGGGCTGCCCGCTTTGCCCCGGAGCTGGATTGAGGGGGGTCGACTCCGCGAGTTGATCCGCACCCGATTTTGGGCGCAGGAGAAAAAGGCTCCGGTCGTTCCCGAACCGACGAACCTCCTTCTCTCCGGCAGCGACCGCTCGACCGAAGAATTGATCCAGGGCATCGATCGAGGCGTACTCGTCACACGCCTCTGGTATGTCCGGACGGTCGATCCCCGCACGCTCCTTCTCACCGGTCTCACCCGGGACGGCACCTTCTGGATCGACAAGGGGAAGATCGGCTATCCGGTGAACAACTTCCGCTTCAACGAGAGCCCGGTCTCTCTTCTCAAGAACGTGCTGGCTCTCGGGAAACCCGAAGCGGCGGTGGGATCGGAGATCGACGATCTTCCTGCTCGAGTCCCGGCACTGGTTTCCAAGGAGTTTAGGTTTTCCTCGGTGTCCCAGGCTTCCTGA
- a CDS encoding N-acetylmuramic acid 6-phosphate etherase encodes MGTTLGIEGGGTKTTWAVLDPEGAVRAQGLAGPGNVSLLPDEEIRKLLAGIRASVGGAVDTIGAAFAGCRLPVQRQRIDELLRALWPAAVRIVVSEDTRSAFAGAFGSGEGIVVIAGTGSNVQGHREGRWERAGGWGHILGDPGSAYDLAHIGLQRVYDALDATGGVVSLGASFLQWTGQNSLEELFAYVLRDPSKDRIAALAPCVLDNAAAGDPLAVDIVRSRSRLLAEQVRYVAERLGLARPRMALVGGLFEHSEAYATLFGDEVRSHLSVSEMFVSRVPGALGAARLADEALSAPRAAEAESGSIRSREIAASLEGALTEERNPRSRFLDQKTVAELVELFLSEEKLVERALRDRQEEITAVAAAVAAALQEGNRLFYVGAGTSGRLGALDASEMPPTFGVPADLVQAIMAGGSEAFFRSQEGAEDDRGAGARSVIERGVRKGDAVCGITASGRTPFVLGALEQAAAIGALPILLSCNPRRSPVPFVRFSIDLPTGPEIVAGSTRLKAGTATKLVLNLLSTIAMIRIGRVRDNRMIHVQPKSEKLRYRALLLVMELASCSEEEALRRLECTDWRVAAAIDLPKPL; translated from the coding sequence GTGGGCACTACGCTAGGCATTGAAGGAGGGGGAACCAAGACGACCTGGGCGGTTCTCGACCCGGAAGGAGCGGTTCGCGCGCAAGGATTGGCCGGCCCGGGGAATGTCAGCCTGCTTCCGGACGAGGAGATCCGGAAGCTCCTGGCGGGAATCCGTGCTTCGGTCGGAGGCGCAGTCGACACGATCGGAGCCGCTTTTGCTGGCTGCCGACTGCCGGTGCAGCGGCAGCGGATCGACGAACTGCTCCGGGCCCTGTGGCCGGCTGCGGTGCGCATCGTTGTCTCCGAGGACACCCGTTCGGCCTTTGCCGGCGCCTTCGGCTCCGGCGAAGGAATCGTCGTCATCGCGGGCACCGGCTCGAACGTCCAGGGGCATCGGGAAGGACGATGGGAGCGAGCCGGCGGCTGGGGCCACATCCTGGGAGATCCCGGCAGTGCGTACGACCTGGCGCATATCGGTCTCCAGCGCGTCTACGATGCCTTGGATGCCACCGGCGGCGTCGTTTCACTGGGAGCCTCCTTTCTGCAATGGACCGGCCAGAACAGTCTCGAGGAGCTTTTTGCCTATGTTCTCCGCGATCCTTCGAAGGATCGGATCGCAGCCCTCGCTCCTTGCGTCCTGGACAACGCGGCGGCGGGCGATCCGCTCGCCGTCGACATCGTGCGATCCCGTTCGAGGCTCCTGGCGGAGCAGGTGAGGTACGTCGCGGAAAGGCTCGGGCTCGCGCGTCCCAGGATGGCCCTGGTCGGCGGTCTCTTCGAGCATAGCGAGGCCTACGCAACGCTTTTCGGCGACGAAGTGCGGTCCCACCTGTCGGTGAGTGAGATGTTCGTCTCCCGCGTGCCGGGAGCCTTGGGTGCCGCCCGGCTGGCCGACGAGGCGCTCTCAGCGCCGCGGGCGGCCGAGGCGGAGTCGGGCTCGATCCGATCGCGCGAGATCGCCGCTTCGCTCGAGGGCGCGCTCACCGAGGAGCGGAACCCTCGTTCCCGCTTTCTCGATCAGAAAACGGTAGCGGAGCTCGTCGAGCTCTTTCTTTCGGAAGAGAAGCTTGTAGAGCGGGCTCTCCGAGATCGGCAAGAGGAGATCACGGCCGTGGCCGCGGCGGTGGCGGCGGCCTTGCAGGAGGGAAACCGGCTCTTCTACGTCGGCGCCGGAACCAGCGGGCGATTGGGGGCGCTCGATGCGAGCGAGATGCCACCCACCTTTGGGGTCCCCGCCGATCTCGTCCAGGCGATCATGGCCGGGGGATCCGAGGCGTTCTTCCGGAGCCAAGAAGGGGCGGAAGACGATCGCGGGGCGGGCGCGCGCAGCGTGATCGAACGAGGCGTTCGGAAGGGAGACGCCGTTTGCGGGATCACCGCGAGCGGACGGACGCCGTTTGTCCTGGGCGCGCTCGAGCAGGCGGCCGCGATCGGTGCCCTGCCGATCCTTCTGAGCTGTAACCCGAGGCGCTCTCCGGTTCCTTTTGTCCGCTTCTCGATCGATCTGCCTACCGGGCCCGAAATCGTTGCCGGCTCGACCCGCCTCAAGGCCGGGACGGCGACCAAGCTCGTGCTCAACCTGCTTTCGACCATCGCGATGATCCGGATCGGGCGAGTTCGGGACAACCGGATGATCCACGTCCAGCCGAAGAGTGAAAAGCTCCGCTATCGCGCTCTCCTTCTTGTCATGGAGCTGGCTTCCTGCAGCGAGGAGGAGGCCCTGAGGCGCTTGGAGTGCACGGATTGGCGGGTGGCTGCGGCGATCGACCTCCCGAAACCGCTCTGA
- the nth gene encoding endonuclease III yields MSVAAEGTEAAIGKRRRPGKGPSPDRDRAERRRASAICFRLASAYPESRPALHYRNPLELLIATILSAQCTDQQVNRVTAGLFSRYPNAASYAAAPLEDLEHALRQLGFFRTKARHIRAAAQILSERWGGEVPKRMEALLALPGVGRKTANVVLGNGFALPIGVVVDTHVARVSYRLGLTREKLPQRIEADLMKAIPRKEWIAFSNRLIFHGRKRCRARKPDCPHCELLSLCPRQGLPPLPQQPSDCPVDFRAVSGGRSPQPPANPCTPSASGPPPRCRKPAP; encoded by the coding sequence GTGTCAGTAGCGGCTGAAGGCACTGAGGCGGCGATCGGAAAACGACGCCGGCCCGGGAAGGGCCCATCCCCAGATCGCGACCGAGCGGAAAGAAGGAGAGCCTCCGCCATTTGTTTCCGGCTCGCCTCCGCCTACCCGGAGAGCCGTCCGGCGCTCCATTACCGGAATCCTCTGGAGCTGCTGATCGCTACGATTCTTTCCGCACAGTGCACGGACCAGCAGGTGAATCGGGTGACCGCCGGGCTTTTCTCCCGCTACCCGAATGCCGCCAGCTATGCCGCCGCTCCGCTGGAAGATCTGGAGCACGCGCTACGCCAGCTCGGCTTCTTTCGTACCAAGGCGCGCCATATCCGCGCAGCGGCTCAAATCCTGAGCGAACGCTGGGGAGGAGAGGTGCCCAAGAGAATGGAAGCGTTGCTTGCGCTGCCTGGCGTCGGCCGCAAGACCGCGAACGTCGTGCTCGGCAATGGCTTTGCTCTCCCGATCGGCGTCGTCGTCGATACCCACGTCGCCCGCGTCTCCTATCGGCTTGGCCTGACCCGGGAGAAGCTCCCGCAGCGCATCGAAGCCGACCTCATGAAAGCGATTCCCCGAAAGGAGTGGATCGCCTTCAGCAACCGCCTCATCTTCCACGGGCGCAAACGCTGCCGGGCCCGCAAGCCGGATTGCCCCCACTGCGAGCTGCTCTCTCTCTGCCCGCGGCAAGGCTTGCCTCCGCTGCCTCAGCAGCCATCCGATTGCCCCGTCGACTTCAGAGCGGTTTCGGGAGGTCGATCGCCGCAGCCACCCGCCAATCCGTGCACTCCAAGCGCCTCAGGGCCTCCTCCTCGCTGCAGGAAGCCAGCTCCATGA
- a CDS encoding TldD/PmbA family protein: MSISRRRFLQSLAASFLGGGGPLVTAASASEAPSSRRADAARLAEAALSAARSAGAGYADLRILFSESEMISAREERIENVEVSTSSGLGVRVLVNGVWGFSSASVLDPAHASDCARSAVEIAKANRALATQPIEIERIEPKVDRWQVPIEQDPFAVPLDRKAGQLLAINAEAMKAGASFAHSFFLFVRQEKFFASSIGSFLEQLFFRTYPRLTVTATDPASGRFANRSSFFPPRAAGYEYIRSQDWKREAHQAAEDAQRKLKAKPVAAGRMDLVLHPTHLWLTLHETVGHSTELDRAFGYEAGFAGTTFITPADRGRLAFASELVTVMADRDQPGGLATAAYDDDGMPARYARFPILSHGRFENFQMAIGQSRWIGLPHSNACAFAEGHAYFPIQRMPNISLQPSEQDISIEELISGVDEGVYIMGDGSWSIDQQRRNFQFGGQLFYEIRKGKLGEMLRDVAYQGTTVPFWKACDGIGGAKEYWLGGTLSCGKGQPVQSAPVSHGVVPARFRGITVLNTGRGA, from the coding sequence ATGAGCATCTCCCGCAGAAGATTCCTCCAAAGCTTGGCCGCAAGCTTCCTTGGAGGAGGAGGACCGCTGGTAACGGCCGCCTCGGCGTCCGAAGCCCCCTCTTCCCGGCGGGCGGATGCCGCGCGCCTCGCGGAAGCGGCTCTCTCCGCGGCTCGCTCCGCAGGAGCGGGATACGCGGATCTTCGCATCCTCTTTTCTGAATCCGAGATGATCTCGGCTCGCGAGGAACGGATCGAGAACGTCGAGGTATCGACGAGCAGCGGCCTTGGCGTGCGGGTCCTGGTGAACGGAGTCTGGGGATTCAGCTCGGCGAGCGTCCTCGACCCGGCACACGCGAGCGATTGCGCACGGAGTGCGGTGGAAATCGCCAAGGCCAACCGCGCGCTTGCAACCCAGCCGATCGAGATCGAGCGGATCGAGCCCAAGGTCGACCGCTGGCAGGTACCCATCGAGCAGGATCCTTTCGCTGTCCCGCTTGATCGGAAGGCGGGGCAGCTCCTTGCAATCAATGCCGAGGCGATGAAAGCGGGCGCCTCTTTCGCCCACAGCTTCTTTCTCTTCGTCCGGCAGGAAAAGTTCTTCGCATCGAGCATCGGCTCCTTCCTCGAACAGCTCTTTTTCCGGACCTATCCGCGGCTCACTGTCACTGCGACCGATCCGGCCTCCGGGCGGTTCGCCAACCGTTCCAGCTTTTTTCCGCCGCGGGCGGCCGGCTACGAGTACATCCGCTCGCAGGATTGGAAGCGGGAAGCGCACCAAGCGGCGGAGGATGCGCAGCGAAAGCTCAAGGCCAAGCCTGTGGCCGCAGGCAGGATGGACCTGGTGCTTCATCCAACCCACCTCTGGTTGACCCTCCACGAGACCGTGGGCCATTCGACAGAGCTCGACCGGGCCTTTGGCTATGAGGCCGGTTTCGCGGGCACGACCTTCATCACCCCCGCCGATCGGGGGCGCTTGGCCTTCGCCAGCGAGCTCGTGACGGTGATGGCCGACCGCGATCAACCGGGAGGACTTGCCACCGCCGCGTATGATGATGACGGGATGCCCGCACGCTACGCCCGTTTCCCCATCCTCTCTCATGGCCGGTTCGAGAATTTTCAAATGGCGATCGGCCAGTCCCGGTGGATCGGGCTACCCCATTCCAACGCCTGCGCCTTCGCCGAAGGACACGCTTACTTTCCGATCCAGCGCATGCCCAACATCTCCCTGCAACCCTCCGAGCAAGACATCTCCATCGAAGAGTTGATCTCCGGCGTCGACGAGGGGGTCTACATCATGGGCGACGGAAGCTGGAGCATCGACCAGCAGCGCAGGAACTTTCAGTTCGGCGGCCAGCTCTTCTACGAAATCCGAAAGGGGAAGCTCGGAGAGATGCTCCGGGACGTCGCCTACCAGGGGACCACGGTTCCGTTCTGGAAGGCATGCGACGGGATCGGCGGAGCCAAGGAATACTGGCTCGGCGGCACGCTCTCCTGCGGCAAGGGCCAACCGGTCCAATCGGCGCCCGTCTCTCACGGCGTCGTTCCCGCCCGCTTTCGGGGGATCACCGTGCTCAACACCGGGAGGGGGGCATGA
- a CDS encoding M20 family metallopeptidase, whose protein sequence is MNTDAEAWLAEHEGELCSFLGEIVSIPTVNPPGDHYTDLVGRLEAKLREIGLSTEILTVPREIAAEVLPPGSADLPRHNLIGRWEVGGQKTVQLNSHYDVVPAAGRWKHGPFSGERDGGWIFGRGTADMKGSLVASLFAVEALRRTGTLPRVNVELAFVADEEIGGELGTGYLVTHQGKPPDFAIVCEGGAAGKIGIGHNGIVQLEVTVLGKGGHSAYPSRTVNAFERMIALVSRLEPELKRVIADPRRRFATPSGEDLEPVVNLGGVFGPGKAAKVNIIPGEASFTIDRRLTPAEQAPAVERELRQMVEVAAAKTRAGIRIRTIHTTAPCSLSPRALLPQAFRRAVEGVRGGRARFSVNRGATDMHYYARKRGVDTIGYGVDGKNIHAIEERIPVKELVTTARVYARFLRDFTPESRKGG, encoded by the coding sequence GTGAACACCGACGCGGAAGCCTGGCTAGCGGAGCACGAAGGAGAGCTCTGCTCTTTCCTCGGCGAGATCGTGAGCATTCCCACCGTGAATCCCCCAGGGGATCATTATACGGATCTGGTAGGGCGATTGGAAGCCAAGCTTCGGGAGATCGGCCTCTCCACCGAGATCTTGACCGTCCCGCGCGAGATCGCCGCCGAGGTTCTCCCACCGGGCTCGGCGGATCTTCCCCGGCACAATCTGATCGGCAGATGGGAGGTCGGCGGCCAGAAGACCGTCCAGCTCAACTCCCATTACGACGTCGTTCCGGCAGCGGGAAGGTGGAAGCACGGCCCATTTTCGGGAGAGCGCGACGGAGGCTGGATCTTTGGCAGGGGGACTGCCGACATGAAAGGATCGCTGGTTGCGAGCCTCTTCGCGGTCGAGGCGCTGCGGAGGACCGGGACGCTGCCTCGGGTCAACGTGGAGCTTGCATTCGTCGCGGATGAGGAGATCGGCGGGGAGCTGGGTACCGGGTATCTCGTAACCCATCAGGGGAAGCCCCCCGATTTCGCCATCGTCTGCGAAGGCGGAGCCGCGGGAAAGATCGGGATCGGCCACAACGGGATCGTTCAGCTCGAGGTGACTGTTCTTGGCAAAGGGGGCCACTCGGCCTATCCGAGTCGGACCGTGAATGCCTTCGAGCGGATGATTGCCCTCGTTTCTCGCCTCGAGCCAGAGCTCAAGCGGGTAATCGCCGATCCCCGCAGGCGCTTTGCCACCCCGTCCGGCGAGGACCTGGAACCGGTGGTCAACTTGGGAGGGGTCTTCGGTCCGGGCAAGGCGGCCAAGGTCAACATCATCCCGGGCGAGGCCTCCTTTACGATCGATCGGAGGCTCACTCCCGCCGAGCAGGCCCCCGCGGTCGAGCGAGAGCTGCGGCAGATGGTCGAGGTGGCTGCGGCAAAGACTCGGGCAGGGATTCGGATCCGAACCATTCACACGACGGCCCCGTGCTCGCTCTCGCCCCGTGCGTTGCTGCCCCAGGCCTTCCGAAGGGCGGTGGAAGGGGTGCGGGGTGGGCGCGCTCGCTTCAGCGTGAATCGCGGAGCCACCGACATGCACTACTACGCGCGAAAACGGGGAGTGGACACGATCGGTTACGGGGTCGATGGGAAGAATATCCACGCCATCGAGGAAAGGATCCCGGTCAAGGAGCTGGTGACCACGGCCCGAGTTTATGCGCGCTTCCTGCGTGATTTCACGCCGGAGTCCCGGAAGGGCGGGTAG
- the rimO gene encoding 30S ribosomal protein S12 methylthiotransferase RimO, translating to MISPSLEGKTVGMIPLGCAKNLIDAEIMLGRLAEAGAAVSFDPSSSDILIVNTCGFIDPAKEEAIRTVLSSHQERETSGREGRQKIVVTGCLSQRYREDLPSLLPEVDLFLGLDEVDRIAEHLAHLLLPDGGVRREAISSDSRFLPDFSSPRFPLTPSHLAYVKIAEGCNHPCTFCIIPRIRGRFRSRTISSIVQEVEALIARGVREVILISQDSTYFGKDRLRRDTVASASREGETLADLLSALDEIPGDFWIRVLYTHPAHWSERLIETFAGARKLVRYVDVPFQHIADPVLERMQRGTSEAQLRELLAALRQAIPGVALRTTFLVGFPGESEEDFQKLLRFVGEARFDRLGVFSYSQEEGTRSAQHAAQVPEAEKKRRWEELMARQKEVVRSQAPAWIGRRIRVLVDSPGIARSASDAPEVDGRVFVSPKLTPGTFAEVVVRGVSDYDLIAREAARVSSG from the coding sequence ATGATCTCCCCATCGCTCGAGGGGAAGACGGTCGGGATGATCCCGCTCGGGTGCGCCAAGAACCTGATCGATGCGGAGATCATGCTCGGTCGCCTGGCGGAGGCGGGGGCGGCGGTCTCCTTCGATCCCTCCTCCTCGGACATCCTCATCGTCAACACCTGCGGATTCATCGACCCGGCCAAAGAGGAGGCCATTCGCACGGTCCTCTCCTCCCACCAAGAGCGTGAGACCTCGGGGCGAGAAGGGCGGCAGAAGATCGTCGTGACCGGATGCCTTTCTCAGCGTTATCGCGAGGATCTCCCCTCGCTTCTCCCGGAAGTGGATCTCTTTCTCGGCCTCGACGAGGTCGACAGGATCGCCGAGCATCTCGCCCATCTTCTGCTTCCCGACGGAGGCGTGCGCCGCGAGGCGATCTCCTCCGACTCCCGCTTTCTTCCCGACTTCTCCTCGCCTCGCTTCCCGCTCACTCCCAGCCATCTGGCCTACGTCAAGATCGCCGAAGGGTGCAACCATCCCTGCACCTTCTGCATCATTCCGCGGATTCGCGGCCGGTTCCGGAGCCGGACGATCTCCTCGATCGTCCAGGAAGTGGAAGCGCTCATCGCCCGTGGCGTCCGGGAGGTGATTCTGATCTCCCAAGATTCGACCTATTTCGGCAAGGACCGCCTGAGGCGCGATACGGTGGCGAGCGCTTCGCGAGAGGGAGAGACCCTGGCCGATCTCCTCTCCGCCCTGGACGAGATTCCGGGAGACTTCTGGATCCGGGTGCTCTATACTCATCCGGCCCATTGGAGCGAGCGGCTCATCGAGACGTTTGCCGGGGCGCGCAAGCTGGTGCGCTACGTCGACGTTCCCTTCCAGCACATCGCCGACCCGGTGCTTGAGCGGATGCAACGGGGCACCTCCGAAGCACAATTGCGTGAGCTTCTCGCCGCCCTCCGCCAAGCCATTCCCGGAGTTGCCCTGCGGACGACGTTCCTGGTCGGCTTTCCCGGAGAGAGCGAAGAAGACTTCCAGAAGCTCCTCCGCTTCGTCGGCGAAGCCCGCTTCGACCGGCTCGGCGTCTTCTCCTACTCTCAGGAAGAGGGAACCCGTTCCGCGCAGCACGCAGCACAGGTTCCCGAAGCCGAGAAGAAGAGACGGTGGGAAGAGCTCATGGCGCGGCAAAAGGAGGTCGTCCGTAGCCAAGCGCCCGCTTGGATCGGACGACGCATTCGCGTGCTCGTCGATTCCCCCGGAATCGCCCGTTCGGCCTCCGATGCCCCGGAGGTCGACGGAAGGGTCTTTGTCTCTCCGAAGCTGACCCCGGGAACCTTCGCCGAGGTCGTCGTTCGGGGAGTCTCCGATTATGACTTGATCGCCAGGGAGGCTGCTCGTGTCAGTAGCGGCTGA
- the leuS gene encoding leucine--tRNA ligase — MEARRAYPFDRIEPKWQRVWEDRAIFRAPNPGEPGAEKPKYYVLDMFPYPSGRGLHVGHLEGYTASDIVARYKRMCGFNVLHPMGWDAFGLPAEQHAVATGIHPRITTERNIANFRAQIAAMGFSYDWSREIHTTDPRYYRWTQWIFLQLFHRGLAYVAEAPVWYCPALQTVLANEEILPSPEGPVSERGHHPVERRPLRQWMLRITAYAERLLADLDLVDWPESIKEMQRNWIGRSEGATVRFAIEGEERTVEIFTTRPDTLFGATYLVLSPEHPLVEAITRPECREAAEAYLREAARKSDLERTELAREKTGVFIGAFAINPVNRERIPIWIADYVLSSYGTGAIMAVPAHDERDFEFASRFGLPVRKVVVPKDPADPPAGCFSGDGVACASQFLDGLPTPEAKSAMIAWLEEKGFGKRTIHYRLRDWLFSRQRYWGEPFPIIWRNGEAQPVPESELPVLLPERKEFFPEKGGFAPLSQEKGWVELPDGGQRETNTMPQWAGSCWYYLRYLDPRNDRELVSREAERYWMGPQGVDLYIGGAEHAVLHLLYSRFWHKFLFDIGVVSTPEPFHRLVNQGIILGEDGRKMSKSFGNIVNPEGLLRQYGADTVRLFEMFLGPLEQMKPWSSQGLEGPHRFLARVWRLVMEEDAEGRWVLRSGISEQGAPAEIRRLLHRTIRKVTEDLEQLSFHTAIAQMMILVNALTREPIPSRDVLESLILLLSPFAPHLCEELWSVLGHADSLAYAPWPEVDSRLLTEVEAEWVIQVNGKVRSRMRAEIDLGQEEAEALARRRPEIEARLEGKSIRKVIFVPGKLLNFVLDREP, encoded by the coding sequence ATGGAAGCGCGTAGGGCCTACCCGTTCGATCGGATCGAGCCGAAGTGGCAGAGGGTCTGGGAAGATCGCGCGATCTTCCGCGCTCCCAACCCCGGCGAGCCGGGTGCCGAGAAGCCCAAATATTACGTGCTCGACATGTTTCCCTACCCCTCGGGCAGAGGGTTGCACGTCGGCCATTTGGAAGGGTATACCGCCAGCGATATCGTCGCTCGTTACAAGCGGATGTGCGGCTTCAACGTGCTCCATCCAATGGGGTGGGATGCGTTCGGCCTCCCGGCAGAGCAGCATGCCGTGGCCACCGGCATCCATCCGCGGATCACGACCGAGCGCAACATCGCCAACTTCCGAGCGCAGATCGCGGCCATGGGCTTCTCCTACGACTGGTCTCGGGAGATCCATACGACCGATCCCCGCTACTACCGCTGGACCCAATGGATCTTTCTCCAGCTCTTTCACCGCGGGCTCGCCTATGTCGCCGAAGCCCCTGTCTGGTATTGCCCGGCCCTGCAGACCGTGCTGGCCAACGAGGAGATTCTTCCGTCGCCGGAGGGTCCGGTTTCCGAGAGGGGCCACCATCCGGTCGAGAGGCGGCCCTTGCGGCAGTGGATGCTTCGTATCACCGCCTACGCCGAGCGGCTGCTCGCCGACCTCGATCTCGTCGACTGGCCGGAATCGATCAAGGAGATGCAGCGAAACTGGATCGGGCGGAGTGAAGGGGCGACCGTCCGCTTCGCGATCGAGGGGGAGGAACGCACGGTCGAGATCTTTACCACCCGCCCCGATACGCTCTTCGGCGCCACCTATCTAGTCCTCTCTCCCGAACACCCGCTGGTGGAAGCGATCACCCGCCCCGAGTGCCGGGAGGCCGCCGAAGCCTACCTGCGGGAAGCAGCCCGGAAGAGCGACCTGGAGAGGACGGAGCTTGCTCGGGAGAAGACGGGTGTTTTCATCGGCGCTTTTGCGATCAATCCGGTCAACCGCGAGAGAATTCCGATCTGGATCGCCGATTACGTCCTCTCATCGTATGGAACCGGAGCGATCATGGCGGTACCGGCTCACGACGAGCGCGACTTCGAGTTCGCCTCTCGCTTCGGCCTTCCGGTGCGCAAGGTCGTCGTTCCCAAGGATCCGGCTGATCCACCGGCGGGATGCTTTTCCGGAGACGGCGTCGCCTGCGCCTCCCAGTTCTTGGATGGCCTGCCCACGCCCGAAGCCAAGAGCGCGATGATCGCCTGGCTCGAGGAAAAGGGCTTCGGGAAGAGAACCATTCATTATCGGCTTCGCGACTGGCTTTTCTCCCGGCAGCGATATTGGGGAGAGCCCTTCCCCATCATCTGGCGCAACGGGGAGGCGCAGCCGGTCCCCGAATCGGAGCTCCCCGTCCTCCTGCCAGAACGGAAGGAGTTTTTCCCGGAAAAGGGAGGATTTGCCCCGCTTTCGCAAGAGAAGGGATGGGTGGAATTGCCTGACGGAGGCCAGAGAGAGACCAACACGATGCCCCAGTGGGCGGGCTCCTGCTGGTACTACCTGCGGTATCTCGATCCCAGGAACGACCGAGAGCTCGTTTCCCGCGAGGCGGAACGCTACTGGATGGGCCCGCAGGGCGTCGATCTCTATATCGGAGGGGCCGAGCACGCCGTGCTCCACCTCCTCTACTCCCGGTTTTGGCACAAGTTTCTTTTCGATATTGGGGTGGTTTCGACCCCCGAGCCGTTCCACCGGCTCGTCAACCAGGGCATCATCCTGGGAGAAGACGGCCGGAAGATGTCCAAGTCCTTCGGGAACATCGTCAATCCCGAAGGGCTGCTTCGGCAGTACGGTGCCGACACCGTGCGCCTCTTCGAGATGTTCCTGGGCCCCCTTGAGCAGATGAAGCCCTGGTCCTCCCAGGGACTCGAGGGGCCCCATCGCTTCCTGGCTCGCGTCTGGAGGCTCGTGATGGAGGAGGATGCTGAAGGCCGCTGGGTTCTTCGCTCGGGTATTTCGGAGCAAGGAGCTCCGGCAGAGATTCGGCGGCTTCTCCACCGGACGATCCGGAAGGTCACCGAGGACCTGGAGCAGCTCTCCTTCCACACGGCCATCGCGCAGATGATGATCCTGGTCAATGCGCTGACTCGGGAGCCCATTCCCTCTCGAGACGTTCTCGAATCGCTGATCCTGCTCCTTTCGCCCTTTGCTCCCCACCTCTGCGAGGAGCTCTGGTCGGTGCTCGGCCACGCCGACTCCTTGGCTTATGCTCCATGGCCAGAAGTCGATTCCCGGCTCCTCACCGAGGTGGAGGCGGAATGGGTCATCCAGGTCAACGGCAAGGTGCGGAGCCGGATGAGGGCAGAGATCGACCTCGGTCAGGAAGAGGCCGAAGCGCTCGCTCGCCGGCGACCCGAGATCGAAGCTCGGCTTGAAGGAAAATCGATCCGGAAGGTGATCTTCGTCCCCGGGAAGCTGCTCAACTTCGTGCTCGACCGGGAGCCGTAA